From Candidatus Hydrogenedentota bacterium, one genomic window encodes:
- a CDS encoding aspartate-semialdehyde dehydrogenase encodes MTPKTVAVAGATGLVGRQMLRVLEERNFPVKSLKPLASERSKGKTVTFKGEEIPVEVLSENSFKGVDVALFSAGGGTSKKFAPCAAKDGCVVVDNSSAWRMDKEVPLVVPEVNAHDIKWHKGIIANPNCSTIQMVVVLKPLHDAAKIERVVVSTYQAVSGAGIKALDELHAQTRAVLEGKEPACSVFPHQIAFNCIPQIPQSDAFGDNGYTSEEMKMVNETKKIMGDDSIRVAATTVRVPVYTGHSESVNIDTRDKLTVQQARELLSKAPGVIVEDDPSKQLYPLATRAAGRGETFVGRIREDLSYKNGLLMWIVSDNLLKGAALNAVQIAEVL; translated from the coding sequence ATGACACCGAAAACCGTAGCTGTCGCCGGAGCCACCGGCCTTGTGGGGCGTCAAATGCTCCGCGTCCTTGAAGAGCGTAATTTCCCGGTAAAGTCGCTCAAGCCACTCGCGTCCGAACGCTCGAAGGGCAAGACGGTTACGTTCAAGGGCGAAGAGATTCCTGTCGAAGTACTCTCCGAAAACTCGTTCAAAGGCGTGGACGTCGCTTTGTTCAGCGCGGGCGGTGGAACCAGCAAGAAGTTTGCCCCTTGTGCCGCGAAAGACGGATGCGTGGTCGTTGACAACTCCAGCGCCTGGCGCATGGACAAGGAAGTGCCGCTGGTCGTGCCGGAAGTGAATGCCCACGATATCAAGTGGCACAAAGGCATCATCGCCAACCCCAACTGCTCAACCATCCAGATGGTCGTCGTCTTGAAACCGCTCCACGACGCCGCAAAGATCGAGCGCGTCGTAGTTTCCACCTACCAGGCCGTGTCCGGCGCGGGCATCAAAGCCCTCGATGAGTTGCACGCCCAGACACGCGCCGTGCTCGAAGGCAAAGAGCCGGCATGCTCCGTGTTCCCGCACCAAATCGCCTTCAACTGCATTCCCCAGATCCCGCAGAGCGATGCGTTCGGCGACAACGGCTACACCTCCGAAGAAATGAAGATGGTCAACGAGACCAAGAAGATCATGGGCGACGATTCGATCCGCGTCGCTGCCACCACGGTGCGCGTCCCCGTGTACACGGGACACAGCGAGTCCGTGAACATCGACACCCGCGACAAGCTGACGGTTCAGCAGGCGCGCGAACTTCTCTCGAAAGCGCCCGGCGTGATCGTGGAAGACGATCCGTCCAAGCAGCTCTACCCGTTGGCCACGCGCGCCGCGGGAAGAGGCGAGACTTTTGTCGGCCGTATCCGCGAAGACCTTTCCTACAAGAACGGCCTTCTCATGTGGATCGTGTCGGACAACCTGCTCAAGGGCGCCGCGCTAAACGCCGTGCAGATCGCCGAAGTCCTGTAA
- a CDS encoding thioredoxin family protein codes for MAVIGGLLAFGIAQTVVENKVEWSQSVTQIDSAEKLDAFVAEAQGQPVLVDFYATWCPPCRAMSPNVNTIALEGSRVAVVDIDLAPDLAERHQVESVPTLLIFREGKVVRMEVGYHSTDELRALLKG; via the coding sequence ATGGCTGTAATTGGAGGTCTGCTGGCCTTCGGGATTGCGCAGACCGTCGTGGAAAACAAAGTCGAGTGGTCTCAATCGGTTACGCAGATTGACTCCGCGGAGAAACTGGACGCATTCGTGGCTGAGGCGCAGGGGCAGCCCGTATTGGTGGATTTCTACGCAACGTGGTGTCCCCCGTGCCGGGCTATGTCACCCAACGTCAATACGATCGCCTTGGAAGGAAGTCGAGTGGCCGTCGTGGATATTGACTTGGCACCCGATTTGGCCGAGCGGCACCAGGTGGAATCGGTTCCCACCCTTCTTATCTTTCGGGAAGGAAAGGTGGTTCGGATGGAAGTGGGATATCACTCGACGGATGAATTGCGCGCGCTGCTGAAAGGTTGA
- the trxA gene encoding thioredoxin, with protein sequence MSSALELTAGNFDSTVGAGVTLVDFWAEWCGPCRLMGPVLDDLAKDYGDKAKVRKVNVDNEPDLAMKFEVSSIPTLIVFKDGQISKRFVGVTQKNDLKAAIDSAVG encoded by the coding sequence ATGAGCAGTGCTCTTGAACTGACGGCGGGCAACTTCGATTCTACGGTCGGGGCTGGCGTAACCTTGGTGGACTTCTGGGCGGAGTGGTGCGGACCGTGCCGCTTGATGGGCCCGGTGTTGGACGATCTGGCCAAGGACTACGGCGATAAGGCGAAGGTCCGCAAAGTGAACGTGGACAACGAGCCGGATCTGGCCATGAAATTCGAAGTCTCGAGCATTCCTACGCTCATCGTCTTCAAAGACGGGCAGATCTCGAAGCGTTTCGTCGGCGTGACGCAGAAGAACGATTTGAAAGCCGCGATCGACAGCGCCGTAGGTTGA
- a CDS encoding glycosyltransferase family 9 protein — MMGGAPHILIVRLSAIGDVVRVLPALQIIRQAFPYAQIDWAVERKAVSVLEGHPALDALVVFDRPSATGKAVREFYTFCRTIRRSRYDIVLDFHGILKSGLLTGYSGAKQRIGFARPRSQEGSSLVTNQKVRLPHQPINRAEENLLLCSALVPNSEWPSVSIHVPHDAREVVDEFFERAFDGNKRVIAMHVPVDRPEKQWPFEHFAALSDMLIADGRFDVVLTWGPGQFDSIERVLAHTKRRPIVAPETTDLKHYAWLAYRASLYFGGDTGPMHIAAAMGTPVVAVFGGTDPVRHAPFRMPHIALIAGDKPGSLAESPGMLRAVTPQMAYEACVKQALADTRTRRID; from the coding sequence ATGATGGGAGGCGCTCCGCACATCCTGATTGTCCGGCTCAGCGCCATTGGCGACGTGGTGCGCGTGTTGCCCGCACTGCAAATCATCCGGCAAGCCTTCCCGTATGCCCAAATCGATTGGGCCGTTGAACGGAAAGCCGTTTCGGTGCTGGAGGGACATCCCGCGTTGGATGCGCTGGTTGTTTTCGACCGGCCATCCGCCACTGGAAAGGCCGTCCGGGAATTCTATACTTTCTGCCGCACCATACGCCGGTCGCGCTACGACATCGTGCTGGATTTTCACGGCATTCTTAAGAGCGGTCTGCTGACCGGCTACTCGGGCGCCAAGCAACGTATTGGCTTTGCCCGGCCCAGGAGTCAGGAAGGCAGCAGCCTGGTGACCAATCAGAAGGTGCGGCTTCCTCATCAGCCGATTAACCGCGCCGAGGAAAACTTGTTGTTGTGTTCGGCCTTGGTGCCGAACAGCGAGTGGCCGAGTGTTTCGATCCACGTGCCCCACGATGCGCGCGAGGTAGTGGACGAATTTTTCGAACGGGCATTCGACGGCAACAAGCGGGTTATTGCAATGCATGTGCCGGTGGACCGCCCGGAAAAGCAGTGGCCATTCGAACACTTCGCCGCGCTCTCGGATATGCTCATCGCGGACGGGCGGTTCGACGTCGTGTTGACCTGGGGACCGGGCCAGTTCGATTCCATCGAACGGGTGCTCGCCCACACCAAACGCCGGCCCATTGTTGCGCCTGAAACAACAGACTTGAAGCACTACGCGTGGCTTGCGTATCGGGCATCGCTCTACTTCGGCGGCGATACGGGGCCGATGCACATCGCGGCAGCGATGGGAACGCCGGTAGTTGCCGTGTTTGGAGGAACCGACCCGGTTCGCCATGCTCCATTTCGGATGCCGCACATTGCGCTGATAGCGGGAGATAAGCCCGGGTCGCTCGCGGAGAGCCCCGGTATGCTTCGTGCCGTAACGCCCCAAATGGCGTACGAGGCGTGTGTAAAGCAGGCGCTCGCCGACACGCGGACCCGGCGAATCGACTAA
- a CDS encoding dipeptidase: MNQAIDYARSNSERYLEEFKALLRVPSVSTLPEHKDDVERTARWLAVELQRVGIPHVEILPTAGHPAVFAEIPGPKGSPTALVYGHYDVQPVDPVHEWVSPPFEPTVRGDYLFARGASDMKGQIFAQIKAMEALLKHGSAPCTIKYLIEGEEEIGSPNLGWVVDTYIDKLRCDFVLNCDAGIHKPDVPAITYSLRGLAYFEVEVFGPSKDLHSGLFGGSVHNPAQALCELIAGMHDAEGRVTLPGFYDKVRALDIEEREALAKLPHSDEEWKAMTGAPALWGEKGYTTIERVGARPTLEVNGILSGFTGEGSKTVLPAKAMAKISTRLVADQDGAEVHAQLCEYLKRNAPPTVRWEVRELTHGKGAIMDRRSPWMQKAVAALVTVFGKEPIFKREGGSVPVVSLLQQKLGADSVMLGFALPDDGIHGPNERQHLPTFYRGIETYIRFLSSLGTAD; the protein is encoded by the coding sequence GTGAATCAGGCTATCGACTATGCGCGTTCGAACAGCGAGCGTTACCTTGAGGAATTCAAAGCGCTGCTGCGCGTCCCGAGTGTATCGACGCTGCCGGAGCATAAGGACGATGTGGAGCGTACGGCGCGGTGGCTTGCGGTAGAGTTGCAGCGCGTAGGTATTCCGCACGTCGAGATTCTTCCCACGGCGGGCCACCCGGCTGTCTTTGCCGAGATTCCCGGGCCGAAGGGCTCGCCAACCGCACTCGTCTACGGGCACTACGATGTGCAACCGGTCGATCCTGTTCACGAGTGGGTGTCTCCGCCGTTTGAGCCAACGGTTCGCGGCGACTACTTGTTTGCGCGTGGCGCATCCGACATGAAGGGACAGATCTTCGCGCAGATCAAGGCGATGGAAGCGCTGCTCAAACATGGCTCGGCCCCGTGCACGATCAAGTACCTCATTGAGGGCGAAGAGGAAATCGGATCGCCCAATCTGGGTTGGGTGGTTGATACCTATATCGACAAGCTGCGGTGCGATTTCGTGCTCAATTGCGACGCGGGTATTCACAAGCCGGATGTTCCCGCAATTACGTATTCGCTTCGAGGTCTCGCATACTTCGAAGTGGAGGTGTTCGGGCCGTCGAAGGATCTGCATTCGGGTTTGTTCGGAGGCTCCGTGCACAATCCCGCGCAAGCGTTGTGCGAACTCATTGCGGGGATGCACGACGCGGAAGGCCGCGTGACGCTTCCCGGGTTTTACGACAAAGTGCGCGCGTTGGACATTGAGGAACGCGAGGCGTTGGCGAAGTTGCCGCATTCCGACGAAGAATGGAAAGCGATGACGGGAGCGCCGGCTTTGTGGGGCGAGAAAGGCTACACCACGATCGAACGGGTGGGCGCGCGGCCGACACTTGAGGTCAACGGCATTCTGAGCGGGTTTACGGGCGAAGGCTCGAAGACCGTGTTGCCCGCGAAGGCCATGGCGAAGATTTCCACGCGTCTGGTCGCGGACCAGGATGGTGCGGAGGTTCATGCGCAGTTGTGCGAGTACCTCAAGCGGAACGCACCGCCGACCGTCCGATGGGAAGTGCGTGAATTGACGCACGGCAAGGGTGCGATCATGGATCGTCGTTCGCCGTGGATGCAGAAGGCTGTTGCAGCGCTGGTTACAGTGTTTGGCAAAGAGCCCATCTTCAAACGCGAAGGCGGCAGCGTGCCCGTCGTGAGTCTGTTGCAGCAAAAGCTCGGGGCGGACTCCGTTATGCTGGGTTTTGCGCTGCCGGACGATGGCATTCACGGGCCAAACGAGCGTCAACACCTACCGACGTTCTACCGCGGTATCGAAACGTATATCCGCTTCCTGAGTTCCCTGGGAACGGCGGACTGA